One part of the Rutidosis leptorrhynchoides isolate AG116_Rl617_1_P2 chromosome 1, CSIRO_AGI_Rlap_v1, whole genome shotgun sequence genome encodes these proteins:
- the LOC139868137 gene encoding ethylene-responsive transcription factor ERN1-like — protein MELNFQNDNVFSPPSSSLSRKALYTKTNGRNSNRSKFVGVRQRPSGKWVAEIKKSSQKIRMWLGTFDTAEEAARAYDEAAYLLRGANARTNFIHHVPINSALSLKIRNLLNHKKCIIRQNSITKTSNNTINTQTRSTDVPKCASVDCTVQDNNAKIETFSSGHQGFEVFTDGYKPDLTNCIGNVQIGVTSGGSCFELQSAPLPMNIGAEFDGFDLGTITKKGDHDDASTNDFERMKVERQISASLYAMNGVNEYWENILHGCSDSTSYWDLPMLSQMFGPIT, from the coding sequence ATGGAGCTGAACTTTCAAAATGATAATGTTTTTTCTCCTCCGTCGTCCTCATTGTCAAGAAAAGCCCTATATACCAAAACAAACGGTCGAAATTCAAATAGAAGCAAATTTGTTGGAGTTAGGCAACGCCCGTCGGGTAAATGGGTGGCAGAAATCAAAAAATCTAGTCAAAAGATAAGGATGTGGCTCGGGACATTTGACACTGCAGAGGAAGCTGCTAGGGCCTATGATGAGGCCGCCTACTTACTCCGCGGAGCCAATGCCCGAACCAATTTTATACATCATGTACCCATCAATTCTGCACTTTCTCTCAAGATAAGAAACTTACTTAACCACAAAAAATGTATTATTAGACAAAATTCCATCACCAAAACCAGCAACAACACCATCAACACTCAAACACGCTCCACGGACGTCCCCAAATGTGCATCAGTGGATTGTACGGTACAAGACAACAATGCAAAGATTGAAACTTTTTCATCTGGGCATCAAGGATTTGAGGTGTTTACTGATGGTTATAAGCCAGATTTGACTAATTGTATTGGAAATGTTCAGATTGGTGTTACAAGTGGTGGTTCTTGTTTTGAGCTACAGTCTGCGCCTTTGCCAATGAATATTGGGGCTGAATTTGATGGTTTTGACTTGGGAACAATTACAAAAAAAGGTGATCATGATGATGCAAGCACAAATGATTTTGAAAGGATGAAAGTAGAAAGACAAATATCTGCATCATTATATGCCATGAATGGAGTGAATGAATATTGGGAGAATATTCTTCATGGTTGTAGTGATAGTACATCTTATTGGGATCTGCCAATGTTGTCACAGATGTTCGGCCCAATTACTTAG